A single genomic interval of Peromyscus leucopus breed LL Stock chromosome 7, UCI_PerLeu_2.1, whole genome shotgun sequence harbors:
- the LOC114688073 gene encoding olfactory receptor 8B3-like — MGPENISSVTEFILVGLTEEPNLQCPLFIVFLVMYVITVLGNLGLIILIGLNSYLHTPMYFFLFNLSFVDLCYSSVFSPKMLMSFISEKNIISYRGCMTQLFFFSFFSISECYVLTSMAYDRYVAICNPLLYNIVMSPKLCLILMFGSYMMAFSGALAHTVCMLRLTFCDANTINHYFCDILPLLQLSCTSTYINELEVFVVVGINIIVPSITIFISYGLILSSIFHISSTEGRSKAFSTCSSHIIAVSLFFGSGAFMYLKPSSAMSMDEGKISSVFYTNTVPLLNPLIYSLRNKDVKVALIKTLSKRRC, encoded by the coding sequence ATGGGTCCTGAAAACATTTCTTCAGTGACTGAATTCATCCTGGTTGGATTAACAGAGGAGCCTAATCTCCAGTGCCCACTCTTCATCGTGTTTCTAGTGATGTATGTGATCACTGTGTTAGGAAATCTGGGTTTGATCATCTTGATTGGACTGAATTCTTACCTTCACACCCCAATGTACTTTTTCCTCTTTAACTTGTCCTTTGTTGACCTCTgttattcttctgtgttttcacCCAAAATGTTGATGAGCTTTATATCAGAGAAGAACATTATTTCCTATAGAGGGTGCATgacccagcttttctttttcagctttttctccatttctgagTGTTATGTGCTGACCtcaatggcctatgatcgctatgtggccatctgcaatcCACTCTTGTATAACATTGTCATGTCTCCTAAATTATGTTTGATCCTTATGTTTGGCTCATACATGATGGCATTTTCTGGTGCTCTGGCTCACACTGTGTGCATGCTGAGACTGACCTTCTGTGATGCCAATACCATCAACCACTACTTCTGTGATATTCTTCCTTTGCTCCAGCTCTCCTGCACCAGCACTTACATCAATGAGctggaggtttttgttgttgtgggcaTCAACATCATTGTGCCCAGCATTACCATCTTTATTTCTTATGGTCTCATCCTCTCTAGTATTTTCCATATCAGCTCTACTGAGGGCAGGTCCAAGGCCTTCAGCACCTGCAGTTCCCACATAAttgctgtttctctcttctttggaTCGGGTGCATTTATGTACCTCAAACCATCCTCTGCCATGTCAATGGATGAAGGTAaaatttcttctgtcttttataCCAATACAGTTCCTCTGCTGAATCCTTTAATATACAGCTTGAGGAACAAAGATGTTAAAGTTGCCTTGATAAAGACACTGAGTAAGAGAAGGTGTTGA